Proteins encoded by one window of Halococcus agarilyticus:
- a CDS encoding VOC family protein, whose product MAHVGVTVPDIDAALDWYENVLGFQRLLGPMEVGGDDNSQMAELCRDVLGEFETVRIAHTATGNGTGIEFFEFDDVTPQDPDPHDEGFFHICVVDPDIEELAADIEDAGGSHHTDIWHLFPDQEYQMTYCKDPWGNLIEIYTHGYQQTYSNQE is encoded by the coding sequence ATGGCGCACGTCGGAGTAACAGTACCGGATATCGATGCTGCGCTTGATTGGTACGAGAATGTTCTCGGTTTCCAGCGTCTCCTCGGTCCGATGGAGGTTGGCGGTGACGACAACTCACAGATGGCCGAGCTTTGTCGAGACGTCCTCGGTGAGTTCGAGACGGTCAGAATCGCGCACACAGCGACTGGGAATGGAACTGGTATCGAGTTCTTCGAATTCGACGACGTCACTCCTCAGGACCCCGATCCGCACGACGAAGGATTCTTTCACATCTGTGTCGTCGATCCCGACATCGAAGAACTCGCTGCGGATATCGAGGACGCTGGAGGAAGCCACCATACAGATATCTGGCACCTGTTTCCGGATCAAGAATACCAAATGACCTACTGCAAGGACCCATGGGGGAACCTCATCGAGATCTATACACACGGCTACCAGCAGACCTACAGCAATCAGGAGTGA
- a CDS encoding metal-dependent hydrolase, translating to MPSTVVHCALAGLLAASLLGDVFDARAVAVVLGVTILPDLDAFAGFFIDGGHRSVLHTLLLPLGAAALLYADTRLRDRSFVRGRWRARGVRIAWVSVAAVAFAAIGLDLVAGGVNLLYPIHDQFYALSGELLFSNNRGLVQTFVELGGGESGAARGSTEQVHINSGVDPTRGAEPENVERVFPVAQSGWQLLLILTSVFVLGVRLWDDR from the coding sequence GTGCCATCGACGGTCGTCCACTGCGCGCTCGCGGGGCTGCTCGCCGCCAGTCTGCTGGGAGACGTCTTCGACGCCCGTGCGGTCGCGGTCGTGCTCGGGGTGACGATCCTCCCCGATCTCGACGCCTTCGCTGGATTCTTCATCGACGGCGGTCATCGCTCGGTGCTCCACACCCTCCTCCTTCCGCTCGGGGCGGCGGCGCTGCTCTACGCCGACACCCGCCTCCGCGATCGCTCGTTCGTCCGAGGGCGGTGGCGTGCCCGCGGCGTCCGGATCGCGTGGGTCAGTGTTGCGGCGGTCGCGTTCGCCGCCATCGGTCTCGACCTGGTCGCCGGCGGCGTGAACCTCCTCTACCCGATCCACGACCAGTTCTACGCGCTCTCGGGCGAGTTGCTGTTCTCGAACAACCGTGGACTCGTCCAGACGTTCGTCGAACTCGGCGGCGGGGAGAGCGGGGCCGCACGCGGCTCCACCGAGCAGGTCCACATCAATAGCGGGGTCGATCCCACGCGGGGAGCCGAACCCGAAAACGTCGAGCGGGTCTTCCCGGTGGCCCAGTCGGGCTGGCAGCTCCTGTTGATCCTCACGAGCGTGTTCGTTCTCGGGGTCCGGTTGTGGGACGATCGTTAA
- a CDS encoding sugar O-acetyltransferase, with translation MPTEKAKMLNGEPYDASDPELVAERERARKRTRQYNATDETAHERRNELLDELLGSTGTDPYVEPPFRCDYGDNIHVGEEFYANFDCVMLDVRRIEIGRNCLVGPGVHVYTATHPIGAAERAEGLESGEPVTVGDDVWIGGRAVIDPGVTVGDGAVIGSGAVVTEDVPDGVVVKGNPAEIVKELD, from the coding sequence ATGCCCACCGAGAAAGCGAAGATGCTGAACGGCGAGCCCTACGACGCGAGCGACCCCGAACTCGTGGCCGAACGGGAACGCGCACGAAAACGTACCCGGCAGTACAACGCGACCGACGAAACAGCCCACGAACGGCGAAACGAACTCCTTGACGAACTCCTCGGCTCGACGGGTACAGACCCCTATGTCGAACCACCCTTCCGGTGTGACTACGGTGACAACATCCACGTCGGCGAGGAGTTCTACGCCAACTTCGACTGTGTGATGCTCGACGTCCGCCGGATCGAGATCGGTCGCAACTGTCTCGTGGGACCAGGCGTCCACGTCTACACCGCGACCCATCCGATCGGCGCGGCCGAGCGAGCCGAGGGACTGGAGTCCGGCGAACCGGTGACGGTCGGCGACGACGTCTGGATCGGCGGGCGTGCCGTGATCGATCCCGGCGTCACGGTCGGCGACGGTGCGGTGATCGGCTCCGGCGCGGTCGTCACCGAGGACGTTCCCGACGGTGTCGTGGTCAAAGGGAATCCGGCGGAAATCGTGAAAGAGCTCGATTGA
- a CDS encoding helix-turn-helix domain-containing protein, whose protein sequence is MDGGGPRRELAGKIAGDVVLSDDPGATIRKWRTDFDVSQTALADQLDVSASVVSDYESGRRASPGISIVRRVIEALLDVDEARGGEHLRQYARVLSAGFEGDIVRDLREYPTAVGLERFYRTIGATEVVAGSHDTVAGHTVIDSIEAITRLSSEEFYRLYGQSTNRALVFTGVTRGESPLVALRVVTPTPNAVVLHGLGEDDLWEHAPALARADGFSLAVCDGALDGVLDTLAEFP, encoded by the coding sequence ATGGATGGGGGTGGGCCGCGGCGCGAACTCGCCGGGAAGATCGCGGGCGACGTGGTGTTGAGCGACGACCCCGGCGCGACGATCCGCAAGTGGCGAACGGACTTCGACGTCTCTCAGACCGCGCTCGCCGACCAGCTCGACGTCTCGGCGTCGGTGGTCTCCGATTACGAGAGCGGCCGGCGGGCGAGTCCCGGCATCAGCATCGTTCGCCGCGTGATCGAGGCGCTGCTCGATGTCGACGAGGCCCGCGGCGGCGAGCATCTCCGCCAGTACGCCCGCGTGCTCTCGGCGGGCTTCGAGGGCGACATCGTGCGCGACCTTCGCGAGTATCCGACCGCCGTCGGGTTGGAGCGGTTCTACCGCACGATCGGCGCGACCGAAGTCGTCGCGGGCAGCCACGACACCGTCGCGGGCCACACCGTGATCGACTCGATCGAGGCGATCACCCGACTCTCCTCCGAGGAGTTCTACCGCCTCTACGGCCAGAGCACGAACCGTGCCCTGGTGTTCACCGGCGTCACCCGGGGCGAGTCGCCGCTGGTCGCGCTCCGGGTGGTGACCCCCACCCCGAACGCGGTCGTGCTCCACGGACTCGGTGAGGACGACCTCTGGGAGCACGCGCCCGCGCTCGCCCGCGCCGACGGGTTCTCGCTCGCGGTGTGTGACGGGGCTCTCGACGGGGTGCTCGACACGCTCGCCGAGTTCCCGTAG
- the hmgB gene encoding hydroxymethylglutaryl-CoA synthase, with translation MTVGIDAMAIHAGKLRLDLAETFAPAMDESPEKYTEGLGLHASSFPDVHEDIVTMGANAAHQLMERKGLEPADIGRIDVATESAFDNSKPVSTYIAGCLEKVFEDDFHHANKGERKFACISGTQSLDDAYNWIRAGRNRGRSALVIATDTALYARGDAGEATQGAGAVAMLIGEDPDLVELSVEQGFGSADETDFLKPNQQFPSVDGKRSVQVYLARMREALEDYESVAGRVHPDDFRFGPFHTPFPGMVRKAAMLAYRHLTRDTEIEDELEPELGRQPHPDEFDDESAYHDAVREYMDALKGTDQYRAWYDRTIEPTLDIARHVGNWYTGSVHVARLSALRRAREDRLDAAGERLLVGSYGSGAQAEIHTETVQENWDEELAALDIDDQLEARRDISFEEYEAIHDAHNHAKDDEFEALTTPSGEFVRDGQGPMNERTYRYVE, from the coding sequence ATGACTGTCGGTATCGACGCGATGGCGATTCACGCGGGAAAGCTCCGGCTCGACCTCGCGGAGACGTTCGCACCAGCGATGGACGAATCCCCCGAGAAGTACACCGAGGGTCTCGGGCTCCACGCGAGCTCGTTCCCCGACGTTCACGAGGACATCGTCACGATGGGGGCGAACGCCGCCCATCAGCTGATGGAGCGCAAAGGACTGGAGCCCGCCGACATCGGCCGGATCGACGTCGCGACCGAGAGCGCGTTCGACAACTCCAAACCCGTCTCGACGTACATCGCGGGCTGTCTCGAGAAGGTGTTCGAGGACGACTTCCACCACGCCAACAAGGGCGAGCGGAAGTTCGCGTGCATCTCGGGCACCCAGAGCCTTGACGACGCGTACAACTGGATCCGTGCCGGGCGCAATCGGGGTCGGTCGGCGCTCGTGATCGCCACCGACACCGCGCTCTACGCCCGCGGCGACGCCGGCGAGGCAACGCAGGGTGCGGGTGCGGTCGCCATGCTCATCGGCGAGGACCCCGACCTCGTCGAACTCTCGGTCGAACAGGGGTTCGGCAGCGCCGACGAGACCGACTTCCTCAAGCCGAACCAGCAGTTCCCCAGTGTGGACGGCAAGCGCTCGGTCCAGGTCTACCTCGCCCGGATGCGCGAGGCCTTAGAGGATTACGAGTCGGTCGCGGGTCGGGTCCACCCCGACGACTTCCGGTTCGGACCGTTCCACACCCCCTTCCCCGGGATGGTGCGCAAGGCCGCGATGCTCGCGTACCGCCACCTGACCCGCGACACGGAGATCGAGGACGAACTCGAACCCGAGCTCGGCCGCCAGCCTCACCCCGACGAGTTCGACGACGAATCCGCATACCACGACGCCGTCCGGGAGTACATGGACGCGCTGAAGGGGACCGACCAGTACCGCGCGTGGTACGATCGCACGATCGAGCCGACGCTCGACATCGCGCGCCACGTCGGCAACTGGTACACCGGCTCGGTCCACGTCGCCCGCCTGAGCGCGCTCCGTCGTGCCCGCGAGGACAGGCTCGACGCCGCTGGCGAGCGCCTCCTCGTCGGCTCGTACGGCAGCGGCGCACAGGCCGAGATCCACACCGAGACCGTTCAGGAGAACTGGGACGAGGAGCTCGCCGCGCTCGACATCGACGACCAGCTCGAAGCCAGGCGCGACATCTCCTTCGAGGAGTACGAGGCGATCCACGACGCTCACAATCACGCGAAGGACGACGAGTTCGAGGCGCTTACGACACCCAGCGGCGAGTTCGTCCGCGACGGCCAGGGGCCGATGAACGAGCGGACCTACCGGTACGTCGAGTAG